A section of the Acidobacterium capsulatum ATCC 51196 genome encodes:
- a CDS encoding alpha-L-fucosidase — MQRRKFLYGLGGGAFTAGLAGLPAELPLIRPFAARALGASAAPAARPTPGQVAWQNLEFGMFVHLAPNTWQNLEGDNLSTPLSQIDPVDLNTDQWVETALSMGARYVVFVAKHQGGFCMWQTHTTPYSIRNTPWRHGKGDVLRDISESCRKHGLPLGVYVSPRDQYFGAGIGGKCKTPAQQKKYNAIYREQLTEVFTRYGKLVEIWFDGSTVTPVGDLIHRYQPEAMVFQGPDATIRWVGNENGFAPYPCWNALDKQDAATGTATALNSDPNGSVWMPVEADVSIRRPDWFWSTTNAGKVLTLDQLLSIYYRSVGRGAQLLLNIPPNTRGLMAQPDCAVAKQFGDELRRRFSHPVARTRGAGPLVEWKLAKPARIDTVILQEQISGGQRVRAYQLEGRAHGAWIPLGEGASIGHKRIQPVPPHIVDAVRLRVTESQGDPMIRTLAVYDTGVAPPADWDAVSHLWAANLIGQWSGGSFSLDLSSRIHAATQYVLRFRPESGKVTGFRNMILEIGGVPAPDLLKHSPAHPDELILDITGLDASIRIHGHVEGASSGSILFEKLR, encoded by the coding sequence ATGCAGCGAAGAAAGTTTCTCTATGGCCTCGGCGGCGGCGCTTTCACCGCCGGACTCGCGGGGCTCCCTGCGGAACTCCCTCTGATCCGCCCCTTCGCGGCGCGGGCCCTGGGTGCATCCGCGGCTCCAGCCGCGCGGCCCACGCCCGGGCAGGTCGCGTGGCAAAATCTTGAGTTCGGCATGTTCGTGCATCTGGCGCCCAACACCTGGCAAAACCTTGAGGGCGACAATCTCTCCACGCCTCTCTCTCAAATCGATCCCGTCGATCTCAACACCGATCAATGGGTCGAGACCGCTCTCTCCATGGGCGCGCGCTATGTCGTCTTCGTTGCCAAGCATCAGGGCGGCTTCTGCATGTGGCAGACCCACACCACGCCCTACAGCATTCGCAACACCCCATGGCGTCACGGCAAGGGCGATGTGCTGCGCGATATCTCCGAGTCCTGCCGCAAACACGGTCTGCCGCTCGGCGTCTACGTTTCGCCGCGCGATCAATACTTCGGAGCCGGCATTGGCGGCAAATGCAAAACGCCCGCGCAGCAAAAGAAATACAACGCCATCTACCGCGAGCAGCTCACCGAGGTCTTCACTCGTTACGGCAAGCTCGTTGAAATCTGGTTTGACGGCTCCACCGTCACGCCCGTGGGCGATCTCATCCATCGCTACCAGCCCGAAGCCATGGTCTTCCAGGGCCCCGACGCCACCATTCGCTGGGTTGGCAATGAGAATGGCTTCGCGCCCTACCCTTGCTGGAACGCCCTCGACAAGCAGGACGCCGCCACCGGCACCGCCACGGCCCTCAACAGCGACCCCAACGGAAGCGTATGGATGCCCGTCGAAGCCGACGTCTCCATCCGCCGCCCCGACTGGTTCTGGAGCACCACCAACGCCGGCAAGGTGCTCACCCTCGATCAGCTTCTCTCCATCTACTACCGCTCCGTCGGCCGCGGCGCGCAACTGCTCCTCAACATTCCGCCCAACACCCGCGGCCTCATGGCCCAACCCGATTGCGCCGTCGCAAAACAATTCGGCGACGAACTGCGCCGCCGCTTCAGCCATCCCGTCGCACGCACGCGGGGCGCCGGGCCGCTCGTCGAGTGGAAGCTCGCAAAGCCCGCGCGCATCGATACCGTCATCCTGCAGGAGCAAATCTCCGGCGGCCAGCGCGTGCGCGCCTATCAGTTGGAGGGCCGCGCCCACGGCGCATGGATTCCGCTCGGCGAGGGCGCCTCCATCGGCCACAAGCGCATTCAGCCGGTACCGCCGCACATCGTCGATGCCGTGCGGCTGCGCGTCACCGAATCGCAGGGCGATCCGATGATTCGCACCCTCGCCGTCTACGATACCGGCGTCGCTCCGCCCGCTGACTGGGATGCCGTCTCGCATCTCTGGGCCGCCAACCTCATTGGGCAGTGGTCCGGCGGCAGCTTCTCGCTCGATCTCTCCAGCCGCATCCACGCGGCCACTCAGTACGTCCTGCGCTTCCGCCCGGAAAGCGGCAAGGTCACCGGCTTTCGCAATATGATTCTTGAGATCGGCGGAGTCCCCGCGCCCGATCTCCTCAAGCACTCCCCCGCGCATCCTGACGAACTGATTCTTGACATCACCGGGCTCGACGCCTCCATCCGCATCCACGGCCACGTCGAGGGCGCATCTTCCGGCTCAATCCTCTTTGAGAAATTGCGCTGA
- a CDS encoding DeoR/GlpR family DNA-binding transcription regulator produces the protein MSVKTEQREKQILQAVLRQGKSSVDELASLTGASAASVRRDLIRLEERGLVNRTHGGARVAGQTVYQPFRFDSTFHEREHRFPEEKRRIAMAAAELVGERETIAFTAGTTTTQVARCIRHKAGIHVVTNAVNIGMELSVQPGLDVTLTGGNLRWAGAFSLTGPMTLEGLSGFFMDKAFIGACGVDLVKGVTTIEAEEAAIFRAVVRQSKEVILVADSSKIGMVSPALICTLDRISRIVTDDGIEPAVLAGFRDAGIDVLAV, from the coding sequence ATGTCCGTCAAGACGGAGCAGAGAGAGAAGCAGATTTTGCAGGCCGTGCTGCGTCAGGGGAAGAGCTCTGTGGACGAGCTTGCTTCGCTGACCGGAGCCTCGGCGGCGAGCGTGCGGCGGGATCTGATCCGGCTGGAAGAACGCGGGCTGGTGAATCGCACGCATGGCGGCGCCAGAGTGGCGGGCCAGACGGTGTATCAGCCATTTCGCTTCGACTCCACCTTTCATGAGCGCGAGCACCGCTTCCCGGAAGAGAAGCGCCGCATTGCCATGGCGGCGGCGGAGCTGGTGGGAGAGCGCGAGACGATCGCCTTCACGGCGGGCACGACGACGACGCAGGTCGCGCGCTGCATTCGGCACAAAGCGGGGATTCACGTGGTGACGAATGCGGTGAACATCGGCATGGAGCTGAGCGTTCAGCCGGGACTGGATGTGACGCTGACGGGCGGGAATCTGCGCTGGGCGGGCGCATTTTCACTGACCGGGCCGATGACGCTCGAAGGGTTGTCGGGATTTTTCATGGACAAGGCATTCATCGGCGCCTGCGGGGTAGACCTGGTGAAGGGCGTGACGACGATCGAGGCGGAAGAGGCGGCTATTTTTCGCGCGGTGGTGCGGCAGTCGAAAGAAGTGATTCTGGTGGCGGACTCGAGCAAGATCGGCATGGTGAGCCCGGCGCTGATCTGCACGCTGGACCGCATCAGCCGGATCGTGACCGATGACGGCATCGAGCCCGCCGTGCTGGCGGGCTTTCGCGATGCCGGGATCGATGTGCTGGCGGTTTGA